The genomic window AGAAGAAAATGTTTTTAAACAGGATGCGAACTACAATACCAACCCATTTTATCATTATTTTAAGGCAAGAGCTTATGAATTAGAAAGAAAAACAGATAGCGCCGTAATTGCCTACAAAAGAATGAAAATCAAAAAGAAATGGGATGATATTGACTTGCTTAAAACTTATAGCATCATTGACCATACTATAAATAACAGCGTAATGGTAGAGGCTGTACTAATGAACCAGATTGTTGCTGCCACGCAAATAGCCGAACGTAAAAAGAGCAAACTGGTTTACAAGTATTACGATTTATTGGCAAAAGCCTATTACCAGAACCAAAACAATAAACAAGCACTTTATTATTCGGAACTTTACTACCAACACCACCCGCATAAATGGCACAGGGTCGTTAAGCAACGCTATTACGATATTTGTTTTTTGTTGGCGTCCAGGCTTCAGGATTATAAAAAGATGGGCAATTACAATACTAAAGCCCGCCTTTTGGCTAAAACTATTCCCGATAGCATGGCCCTGGCCCGTACGTATGATAACGAATCGCAGATTTATGCCCTGCAAAAAGATTACCGCAATGCTTTGGCAAGTAGTAAAATCTACTTTAATTATTTAGCTAAGATAAATATGCTACATGATGTTGCCTTCAATAATCTGGCAAAAAGCTATTTAAATGTCAATCAACCAGATAGTGCCATATTTTATTTGAAAAAAGGTATGGAGCTGGCCAAAAGTAACAACCCCGCAAAGCAGAAAAGTTATTTGTACAAGGGATTAATTGATGCCTATGCCATGAAGGGCGATTATAAACAAGCATTTAATGTTGCTCTTAAGGCCCACGCTATAGAAATAGAAGATTTAAAAGCTATCGATGTTGTTAAAATCCAAGAATTGCACGAAAAATACGAAGCAGGAAAAAAAGACCAGGATATTGCGGTTTTAAAAAGTAAAAACCAACTCAGCGAAAATATTATCCGCCAGCAGAAATGGCTGATTATTTCGGTTCTTATTGTGTTCTTAGGAACAATTGCATTAATTTACACCATATACAGACAGCGTAGTTTAAAAGAGAAAAACAAATTATTGCGCAGCGAAAACCAAAGGCTAAACATAGAGCAGAAATTGTTGCAAGCACAACTAAATCCGCATTTTGTTTTCAATGCCATAGCTAATCTGCAAAGCCTTATCGCATCGGGCGATACTTCCGAATCTGTACGTTACCTTTCTTTTTTCTCTAAATTGCTGCGCAATGTGCTGGAGCAAAGCCGGAGAGATTTTATACCTATAGATGAAGAAATTGCATCATTGCACAATTATATGCAGCTACAGCAAATGCGTTATCACCATCTTTTTGATTACGAGATTGTAGCTGATGAGCTGGATACAGAATCAACACTTATTCCACCTATGCTTGTGCAGCCTTTTATCGAAAATGCCATTGAGCACGGTTTTAGGAATATCCAGTATAAAGGTATGTTGAAAATTCAGTTTAAATTGGCCAACGAACAATTATTGATTACGGTGGACGATAATGGAAGCGGCATTACCAACAAAGGCAAATTGCAGTCTGGTAAAACCTCGTTGGCACAGGTCATATTAAAACAAAGATTACAGGCGTTGTTTAAGCTAGACTGTCAAAAGGCTAATTTCGCAATTTTAGATAAAAAAATAAATAATGATAAAGGTGTAAAAGTCCAAATAACTATTCCAGCGGTATATGATTAAAAACGGGATGAAACTTTATATTCTTGAAGATGAAGTGCTCATATTGCAGCACTTATTGCAAATGTTGCAAAAAATCAGTTTTTTTCAGGTCGTTGGCCACTCGGCCTATGTTGCAGAGGCATCAAAAGAAATTCCGCTTTTAAAGCCGGATATAGTTTTGGCCGATATCAGGCTTAAAGACGGTGATAGCTTTACCCTGTTTAATAATATTGATATTGAAGATTTCCAGCTTGTATTTCTTACAGCTTATGATCAATATGCGATACAGGCGCTTAATTTGGGGGCTTTTGCCTACCTGCTAAAACCTATTGAGGATGATGCTCTAGCTGTAACGTTAAAAAAATGCTACCATTACCGTGAGCAAGAACTATTTAACAAGCAACAGCTGCAAATAGCCCGTAGCCATTATTTAGAAAACGGTATAAATAATAGCAAGCGTATCGCTTTAAAGAGTTTAGAATATATAGAAATTGTTTTAATAGAAGATATTATGTACTGCCAAAGCGATAAAGGGTACACCACTTTCTATTTAAAAGATAAACGTGAAATACTGGTTTCTAAAGGATTAAAGGACTATGAAATTATGTTATTGCCAATGGGTTTTGTTCGATGCCATCAATCTTACCTCATTAACTTTAACTATGTAAAGAAATATTTTCGGGAAGGCTTTTTGCAAATGTATGATAACAACCAAATTCCGGTTTCAAGCCGTAAACGCGAAGAAGTGTTGAAATATTTACAAAATATCTCTTAATGGTTTTAGTTGACAGCGATTAATCTGAATCCTCAAGAGATTTTATTTAAGCGAAACAATTACCTTTTTGATTTCGCTTAAATCATTCATTTCAAAATTTGGAGATTGTGGATAAAACCGTTGATAAATAATCTTATCGTCCTTGCTATCATAAACACTGATTATTTTATCATGAGAACGTTGAGTGTAAACTACATACTTAATATTCGTTTCGGTATTCAAAATTAAACTATCAAGAACCCTGTATGATACAAATTTGAGTTTATAATTATAAGGCTCAGAAATTATGCCTGATGGTGGTAAAAGTGCCAGTCTTGCAGAAAACACTTCCTTAATATATTCGGGTACGTACAGTGTTTCCTTTGCTAATTCGGGTAAGCGCACTTTATTGTAAAACTGGAAATCTAAATTACAATTCTCGTTTGCAAGCAATCCATCATTAATCTGTTTTAAATAGCCCGTTAAAAATCCTGGCGACCAGTTGAGGAAACTAGATTTATTATAAAAGTTTGATAAAATGTTATTTTTTATACTTCTTTTTGTGCCATATTGTTGATCCTGCGTTTCAACCAGCAGATTCGTGTTCCGATCAGCAAAAAGTGCAACTGTTGCCAATATACTTTCTTCCTTTACCTTGGGTTTTTTAGATGGCGTAATTAATTTTAGCGCATAAACGATATTTACGTTGGTTGTACTATCCAACTTCTCGGCATATCCATCGAAATAGAAGAACGAATAGTTTGAAAGCGTATCGTAACGGGCAAGCTCTTCGGGTTTAATAATTTTATAAGGTGTGATAGTCCAGTTTTTTTTAATGGCCCGATCAAATTTTTCCAATTCAGCATAATCTGCATACTGTAAAGTAAACAAGGTTGTTGTTTTTTTAAATGTCTCTAATTTTTGACTGTTTAAAAGAGCAGCCCCGAAATAAGATACCTGACTTTTACAAATTGTAGCCCATAAAATAAATAGGCTAAATAAGAGAATTCCTCTAGCTTTTAACATATTAAGTGTTTTCATTTTGTGTTTGACTATGATAAGAAAAATTTGACAAATATTTTGAATTTTTCTATTGCATTAACAAAATACATTCATTAGCTTTGTTATGCAAGCATAATAAATTAGCAAAAATGAAACAACAACAAACCATAGATTACCACGTTAAGTTTGCCTGGCAAAATATGTTTAATAAGTACAATCAAATGGCATCTAGTTTCGGGATTACCCAGGCTATTGGTTACATGCTTATTAATATAGATGATGCCGAGGGAACTGCGGTTTCAAATTTAGCTGGCTTACTTGGGGTTAAAGCAACCAGTTTATCCCGTATGTTAAATAATATGGAAGATGCCAACCTCATTTACCGTGAAACATCTGCAGGTGATAAACGATCGGTAAAGGTTTTTCTAACTGATTTCGGTAAAGAGAAAAAACAGCTGGCCAAAGGTGTTGTTCGGAAATTTAACGAATATCTCGATGAGCATTTCTCAAAAAAGGAGAAAGAGACTTTCATTAATTTATTGATCAAACTAAATGATATCACGGTAGCCTATACTGTTGATTAACAAATATAACAATCAAATCTGTTTGGTAGGTTGCTACATAAATGGCTCTATCAGACTAATGAAAAGCAAATAGACAATGAAACGAAGCATTAATAAAGTTGCAGTTTTAGGTTCGGGTATTATGGGGTCGCGTATTGCATGCCACTTCGCCAATATCGGCGTAGAGGTTTTGTTGTTAGATATAGCCCCAAAAGATTTGACTCCCGAAGAACAAGCAAAAGGATTAACACTGGATAACCCAGCTGTAAAAAACCGGATTGTTAATACAGCTTTGCAAACGGCCGTAAAAACAAACCCATCTCCGGTTTATACCAAAAAAGCATTAAATAAGATTAAAACTGGGAATTTTGACGATGATATGCCGAAAATTGCCGGTTACGATTGGGTAATTGAAGTTGTGGTCGAAAATCTTGATATCAAGAAAAAAGTTTTCGAACAAGTGGAGCAGTTCCGTAAACCCGGCACATTGATTACTTCGAATACTTCTGGTATTCCAATCCACTTAATGGCTGAAGGAAGAAGTGATGATTTTAAATCGCATTTCTGCGGTACACACTTTTTTAATCCACCCCGCTATTTAAAATTGCTGGAGGTTATCCCTACGCCACACACGCAACCTGAAATTGTTGATTTTCTGATGCATTATGGCGATAAGTTTTTAGGAAAAACAACTGTTTTATGTAAAGATACCCCGGCTTTTATTGCCAATCGTGTAGGTGTTTATTCCATCATGGCACTTTTGCATTTAGTTGAAAAACTGGATCTGACAGTAGAAGAGGTTGATAAATTTACCGGACCAGCCTTGGGTAGACCAAAATCAGCTACTTTCCGTACTTCGGATGTGGTGGGTTTAGATACCATGATCAAAGTTGCAAAAGGACTTTATGATAACTGTCCGGATGATAAAGCACACGATTTGTTTAAACTTCCGTCATACGTGCAAAAAATGGAAGAGAACAAGTGGCTTGGCGATAAAACCAAACAGGGTTTCTATAAAAAAACCAAATCTGCCGATGGTAAAACCGAAATCCTGGCGCTTGATTTAAAAACTTTAGAATATAAACCACAGCAAAAAGTAAAATCGGCTACCTTAGAAATGACCAAACCGGTTGAAAATCTTCGTGAGCGTATGAAGATTTTTGCCAAAGGAAAAGATAAGGCGGGCGAGTTGTTCCGCCATTCTTCATTTGGTTTATTTGAATATGTATCAGACAGAATTCCTGAAATTTCTGACGAATTGTACCGTATCGATGATGCCATGCGTGCAGGTTTTGGTTGGGAACTTGGTCCTTTCGAACTTTGGGATGCAGTTGGTGTAAAAGAAGCCATCGAAGGGATGGAGCAATATGGCAATAAAGCTGCGGCTTGGGTACATGAAATGCTCGACGCCGGAAATACTTCATTCTATAAAGTAGAAAATGGTGTTAAAAAATATTACGATATCCCTTCTAAAAGTTATAAAGCTCTGCCTGGAACCGATGAGTTTATCATCTTGGATAACCTCCGCGAAAATAAAACCCTTTGGAAAAACTCTGGTGTTTCGATTATCGATCTGGGCGATGGCATTCTGAACGTAGAATTCCACACCAAAATGAATACCATTGGCGGTGATGTGATTTCGGGTATCAACAAAGCGATTGATATGGCCGAGAAAGATTACCGTGGTTTGGTAATCGGCAATGATGGTGCAAATTTCTCTGCCGGTGCAAATGTGGGTATGATTTTTATGATGGCGGTAGAGCAGGAGTGGGATGAATTGAACATGGCGATCAGAATGTTCCAGAATACTTCGATGCGCATCCGTTATTCTTCTATTCCGGTTGTGGTGGCACCGCATAATTTAACCCTTGGTGGTGGTTGCGAATTCAGTTTACATGCCGATCACGTTCAGCTTTCTGCCGAAACTTATATGGGTTTGGTTGAATTTGGGGTAGGCGTTATCCCTGGTGGCGGCGGAACAAAAGAATTTGCTTTGCGCGCTTCTGATGAATATAAAGACGATCAGATTGTGCAAAATGCTTTGAAAGACCGTTTCTTAACCATTGGAATGGCTAAAGTTTCTACTTCGGGTTACGAGGCCTACGAACTGGGCTATCTGCAAAAAGATAAATTCTCGATCTCGATGAACCGGAACCGCTTATTGGCCGATGCAAAAGCTAAAGCAATAGAATTGGCCGATGCCGGTTATACGAAGCCAGTGCAACGGAATGATATTAAAGTATTAGGAAAGCAAGGTTTAGGAATTGTTTATGCTGGTGCAAATAGCATGTATGCAGGTCATTTCATATCCGAGCATGATAAAAAAATATCCGAGAAATTAGGTTATGTAATGTGTGGTGGCGACTTATCGGCTCCAACAGAAGTAACCGAGCAATATTTATTGGATCTGGAAAGAGAAGCATTTTTATCACTTGCAGGTGAGCGGAAATCCTTAGAGCGGATCCAAAGCATTATTACGAAGGGGAAACCGTTGAGGAATTAATGGATACATAGAAATCTATGGTGTTTCTGCGACGTCACCCTGAATTTATTTCAGGGTCTTTCCAGGATAGATGCCGAAACAAGTTCAGCATGACGAACGCGAAAAATTAAAAAGATAATATTGGCTATTGCCATAAAAATACTAAAAACAATGGAAGCATATATTATAGCCGGATATCGTACAGCAGTGGGCAAAGCACCCCGTGGCGTATTCCGTTTTACAAGAGCTGATGATTTAGCCGCAGAAGTAATCAGGGCTTTAGTGGCGTCGGTTCCGAATTTAGATAACGAACAGATTGATGATGTAATTGTGGGTAACGCCACTCCAGAAGCAGAGCAAGGGCTGAATATTGGCCGTATGATCTCGCTGATGGGTTTGGATACCGATAAGGTTCCGGGTGTTACGGTAAACCGCTATTGTGCATCGGGTTTAGATACCATTGCCACGGCAGTTGCCAAAATTAAAGCTGGTATGGCCGATTGTATTATTGCAGGTGGTGTAGAGGTAATGAGCGGAATGCCTTTTGGAGGTTGGAAGCTTGTACCAAATGCAGAAGTCGCAAAAAACAATCCAGATTGGTATTGGGGCATGGGCTTAACCGCCGAAGCAGTAGCTAAAGAATATAATGTGAGCCGTGAAGATCAAGATGCTTTTTCGTTAAAATCTCATGAGAAAGCCATGCACGCTATAAAAAATGGTCATTTAAAAGATGGAATTCTGCCAATCACCGTAAACGAAAATTACCTTGATGCAAACCTTAAAAGGAAAACCCGTTCTTATGTGGTCGATACGGATGAGGGGCCACGTGCAGATACTACCTTAGATAAATTAGCGAAACTGAAACCCGTATTCGATGCGGTTGGAAGTGTAACCGCGGGTAATTCATCGCAAACATCTGATGGAGCAGCTTTTGTTTTGGTGGTTTCTGAAAAGAAAATGAAAGAATTAAACGCAGAACCGATTGCCAGGTTGGTAAGTTATGGTATCGCAGGAGTTCCGCCACGCATTATGGGGATTGGCCCGATTGAGGCGATTCCAAAAGCTTTGAAGCAAGCAGGTTTGAAAAAAGAAGATATCGATTTAATCGAACTGAACGAAGCTTTTGCCTCACAATCGTTAGCCGTAATCAGAACATTGGATTTAAATCCCGATGTAATTAATGTAAATGGTGGTGCAATTGCATTAGGGCATCCGCTGGGTTGTACAGGAGCAAAACTTACCGTACAGATCATGAATGAGCTAAAAAGACAGAACAAAAAGTACGGAATGGTAACCATGTGCGTAGGAACCGGGCAAGGTGCAGCAGGAATATTTGAACTTTTGTAATTCTCAAATCGTCATTGCGAGGTACGAAGCAATCTTAAGGCTTAAGGTTAATAAGAGCGATGTTGGTAGGATTGCTTCGTGCCTCGCAATGACGACCGAGTTAGGCAAATGCTAAGAACGATCGTCACCCTGAATTTATTTCAGGGGCTTTATAGTAAGCTAGATGCTGAAACAAGTTCAGCATGACACATCATAAAAAATAACATTACTGATTTGAGTTTGAATTTGAGCAGGTCTCAAATCTCAAATCTCATTTCTCAAATCTTATAACAATGGAAACAACTGAAAAAAAGACAATTAAAGGCGGTGAATTCTTAATTAAGGATACCACTTATCAGGAAATATTTATTCCTGAAGAATTTGATGAAGAGCAGCAGATGATTGCACAAACCTGTCGCGATTTTCTGGCGGCTGAGGTTTATCCCAATTTAGATAAAATTGACAAACAGGAAGATCCTGAGCTGATGCCAACACTTTTAACCAAAGCTGGCGAACTGGGTATTCTTGGTGTATCGGTACCGGAAGAGTATGGCGGTTTTGGTAAAAACTTCAATACTTCCATGCTGGTTGCAGACGTGGTGGGTGCAGGCCACTCTTTTGCCGTTGCACTTTCTGCTCACACCGGAATTGGTACCTTACCAATTTTATATTATGGAAATGAAGCGCAAAAAGCAAAGTATATTCCTAAACTCGGATCGGGTGAATGGAAGGCTGCTTATTGCTTAACCGAACCGAACTCGGGTTCAGATGCGAACTCTGGAAAAACCAAAGCCACGCTGAGCGAGGATGGTAAACACTATATCATCACCGGACAAAAAATGTGGATTACCAATGGTGGTTTTGCCGATATTTTTATTGTTTTCGCTAAAATTGACGATGATAAAAACTTAACTGCATTTATTGTGGAGAAAGATTTCGGTGGCATCACCATGAATCCTGAAGAGCATAAAATGGGTATTAAAGGTTCTTCAACCCGTCAGGTTTTCTTTAACGACTGCCTGGTGCCGGTTGAGAACATGTTGAGCGATAGAGAAAATGGATTCAAAATAGCGGTTAACATTTTAAATATCGGTCGTATCAAATTATCAGCAGCAGCTATCGGTGCTTCAAAAGCAACTTTAAATACAGCGATTAATTATTCGAATGAACGGATCCAGTTTGGCCGCCCGATTTCTAAATACGGCGCTATCCGTTTTAAAATTGCAGAGATTGCTTCTAAGCTTTACGCCGTTGATGCAGCGAACTACCGTGCTGGACAAAATATCGATGATACTTACGATCAACTGGTTGCAAGTGGAATGGAGTCTGGTAAAGCGAGATTAAAATCAGTTGAGCAATTTGCGGTAGAGTGTGCCATTTTAAAAGTATGGGGTTCTGAAGCTTTAGATTATACTGTGGATGAAGGTGTGCAGATTTACGGTGGCATGGGCTTTAGTGCCGATGCACCAATGGATAGGGCATACCGTGATGCACGTATCAACCGGATTTTCGAAGGTACAAACGAAATTAACCCGTTTGTTAACCGTTGACATGATGCTGAAACGTGCCATGAAGGGTGAACTGGATTTAATGACGCCAGCTACAGCTGTTGCAGCGGAATTGATGAGCATCCCTGATTTTGGTGAAGAAGACACCACTTTATTTGCTGCAGAGAAAAAGGTACTCTCGAATTTGAAAAAAGCCACTTTAATGGTGGCTGGTGCTGCGGTTCAAAAATTAATGATGACTTTAAGCAAGGAACAGGAAATTTTAATGAACATTGCAGATATGGCCAGTTATGTTTATGTGCTCGAATCGGCATTATTGAGAACAGAAAAATTAGCAAGTACCCGTGGAGAGGAAGCAGTTGCAGGCCAATTAGATCTATTAAGAATTTATTTAGTAGAAGCAGTTGATGGCATAGCCAAAGCAGGTAAAGAAGCACTTTGGGCATTTGCCGAAGGTGATGAGCAACGCATGATGCTGGTTGGTTTACGCCGTTTTACCAAAGTGGAACCATTTAACGTTAAAGATGCCCGCCAAAGAGTTGCCCAACAGCTTATTGAGGCAAATAAGTATATATTTTAAGATAGGTTTAGGATGTAGAGCTTAAGGTTTAGGGTTTGGGTGCATTAACTCAGGCGCTAAACCTTTTTTGGTTTATAATACATAGTGTATTTATCATATGTTGTTTTTCATCTTATTTTGCCATGTTGAGCCTGTCGAAACACCTTAATCTGAATTTTAATAAATGCTTCGTTCCTAACATTGATAGATTCCAAAAGAAAGTTCGTCATTGCGAGGAGGAACGACGAAGCAATCTTACAACTATGGGTATAGCGACCGCATTAAGATTGCTTCATCACATTTGAAAAATTAGCTTAGTTTTTAGGGTTGTATTATTAAAATCCTATTTTTGCACATGTTTAAATTTAGATTTCTTACCATACTCTTTTTATGTATAGCTGTGGCTTCATCTTGCAAAAAAGATGAAGACCCTGAAAAACAGATGACCGATTTCATTAAAAAAAATAATATTAATGCAGTTAGAGACGATTCTGGCCTATATTATCAGATCATTAAACCTGGTGCGGGTTCGTTTACTTATCCAAACAACACCAAAATAACCATTAAATATGAAGGCAGGTTGTTAGACGGAAGTGTATTTGATAATGGTGGTGGCAAAGAGCAGACCTTTAATCTGGCAGAATTAATACAGGGCTGGAGAATAGGCATTCCTAAAATTCAAAAAGGCGGCGAAATTAGGTTGATCGTTCCACCGGGTTTGGGTTACGGAAGCGGTTCGGTAGGCCCTATTCCGGGCAATTCCGTATTAGATTTTACCATACAGCTGTCTAATACACAATAAGCATAAAGACAAAGGATTAAAGACTAAATCAGATCAAAAATGCATCTTTAGTCTTTTTGCTTTAACTTTGAGCGCTTTAAAATTGTTAAAATAGGTTAAAAATTGTAGCATCCGTATTAAAAGCTTATTTTTGCGGATGATGGTTAAGTTTAAATATTTTATACTCATGATCTGCCTTGCAGGGTGCTTAGCAGCCTGTAAGAAAAATGTGCCGGTTGATGATTACGACCCTACTCCACAATTTAAGGCCGATACTGCTGCAATAAGCGCTTTTGTTAAGACTAATAATATCTCGGCCACTAAAGATGCTAGTGGAATATTTTATCAGGTATTAGAACCTGGAACAGGAAGTGTAGTGTATTCAAAATCTACAAAAATCACTTCTGATTATGAAGGGAGATTATTAAACGGGACTATTTTCGATAGTACTAAAGGAACCCCAACTTCGTTTCTACTTGGTGACGTTATTCTAGGATGGCAATTTGGGATTCAAAAAATACAAAAAGGTGGTAAAATTAG from Flavobacterium sp. W4I14 includes these protein-coding regions:
- a CDS encoding 3-hydroxyacyl-CoA dehydrogenase (product_source=KO:K07516; cath_funfam=1.10.1040.10,3.40.50.720,3.90.226.10; cog=COG1024,COG1250; ko=KO:K07516; pfam=PF00378,PF00725,PF02737; superfamily=48179,51735,52096) produces the protein MKRSINKVAVLGSGIMGSRIACHFANIGVEVLLLDIAPKDLTPEEQAKGLTLDNPAVKNRIVNTALQTAVKTNPSPVYTKKALNKIKTGNFDDDMPKIAGYDWVIEVVVENLDIKKKVFEQVEQFRKPGTLITSNTSGIPIHLMAEGRSDDFKSHFCGTHFFNPPRYLKLLEVIPTPHTQPEIVDFLMHYGDKFLGKTTVLCKDTPAFIANRVGVYSIMALLHLVEKLDLTVEEVDKFTGPALGRPKSATFRTSDVVGLDTMIKVAKGLYDNCPDDKAHDLFKLPSYVQKMEENKWLGDKTKQGFYKKTKSADGKTEILALDLKTLEYKPQQKVKSATLEMTKPVENLRERMKIFAKGKDKAGELFRHSSFGLFEYVSDRIPEISDELYRIDDAMRAGFGWELGPFELWDAVGVKEAIEGMEQYGNKAAAWVHEMLDAGNTSFYKVENGVKKYYDIPSKSYKALPGTDEFIILDNLRENKTLWKNSGVSIIDLGDGILNVEFHTKMNTIGGDVISGINKAIDMAEKDYRGLVIGNDGANFSAGANVGMIFMMAVEQEWDELNMAIRMFQNTSMRIRYSSIPVVVAPHNLTLGGGCEFSLHADHVQLSAETYMGLVEFGVGVIPGGGGTKEFALRASDEYKDDQIVQNALKDRFLTIGMAKVSTSGYEAYELGYLQKDKFSISMNRNRLLADAKAKAIELADAGYTKPVQRNDIKVLGKQGLGIVYAGANSMYAGHFISEHDKKISEKLGYVMCGGDLSAPTEVTEQYLLDLEREAFLSLAGERKSLERIQSIITKGKPLRN
- a CDS encoding DNA-binding MarR family transcriptional regulator (product_source=COG1846; cath_funfam=1.10.10.10; cog=COG1846; ko=KO:K23775; pfam=PF01047; smart=SM00347; superfamily=46785); this encodes MKQQQTIDYHVKFAWQNMFNKYNQMASSFGITQAIGYMLINIDDAEGTAVSNLAGLLGVKATSLSRMLNNMEDANLIYRETSAGDKRSVKVFLTDFGKEKKQLAKGVVRKFNEYLDEHFSKKEKETFINLLIKLNDITVAYTVD
- a CDS encoding alkylation response protein AidB-like acyl-CoA dehydrogenase (product_source=COG1960; cath_funfam=1.10.540.10,1.20.140.10,2.40.110.10; cog=COG1960; pfam=PF00441,PF02770,PF02771; superfamily=47203,56645) codes for the protein METTEKKTIKGGEFLIKDTTYQEIFIPEEFDEEQQMIAQTCRDFLAAEVYPNLDKIDKQEDPELMPTLLTKAGELGILGVSVPEEYGGFGKNFNTSMLVADVVGAGHSFAVALSAHTGIGTLPILYYGNEAQKAKYIPKLGSGEWKAAYCLTEPNSGSDANSGKTKATLSEDGKHYIITGQKMWITNGGFADIFIVFAKIDDDKNLTAFIVEKDFGGITMNPEEHKMGIKGSSTRQVFFNDCLVPVENMLSDRENGFKIAVNILNIGRIKLSAAAIGASKATLNTAINYSNERIQFGRPISKYGAIRFKIAEIASKLYAVDAANYRAGQNIDDTYDQLVASGMESGKARLKSVEQFAVECAILKVWGSEALDYTVDEGVQIYGGMGFSADAPMDRAYRDARINRIFEGTNEINPFVNR
- a CDS encoding acetyl-CoA acyltransferase (product_source=KO:K00632; cath_funfam=3.40.47.10; cog=COG0183; ko=KO:K00632; pfam=PF00108,PF02803; superfamily=53901; tigrfam=TIGR01930), translating into MEAYIIAGYRTAVGKAPRGVFRFTRADDLAAEVIRALVASVPNLDNEQIDDVIVGNATPEAEQGLNIGRMISLMGLDTDKVPGVTVNRYCASGLDTIATAVAKIKAGMADCIIAGGVEVMSGMPFGGWKLVPNAEVAKNNPDWYWGMGLTAEAVAKEYNVSREDQDAFSLKSHEKAMHAIKNGHLKDGILPITVNENYLDANLKRKTRSYVVDTDEGPRADTTLDKLAKLKPVFDAVGSVTAGNSSQTSDGAAFVLVVSEKKMKELNAEPIARLVSYGIAGVPPRIMGIGPIEAIPKALKQAGLKKEDIDLIELNEAFASQSLAVIRTLDLNPDVINVNGGAIALGHPLGCTGAKLTVQIMNELKRQNKKYGMVTMCVGTGQGAAGIFELL
- a CDS encoding two-component system LytT family response regulator (product_source=KO:K02477; cath_funfam=3.40.50.2300; cog=COG3279; ko=KO:K02477; pfam=PF00072,PF04397; smart=SM00448,SM00850; superfamily=52172), yielding MKLYILEDEVLILQHLLQMLQKISFFQVVGHSAYVAEASKEIPLLKPDIVLADIRLKDGDSFTLFNNIDIEDFQLVFLTAYDQYAIQALNLGAFAYLLKPIEDDALAVTLKKCYHYREQELFNKQQLQIARSHYLENGINNSKRIALKSLEYIEIVLIEDIMYCQSDKGYTTFYLKDKREILVSKGLKDYEIMLLPMGFVRCHQSYLINFNYVKKYFREGFLQMYDNNQIPVSSRKREEVLKYLQNIS
- a CDS encoding cell division protein FtsL (product_source=COG3116; cath_funfam=3.30.565.10; cog=COG3116; pfam=PF06580; smart=SM00028; superfamily=48452,55874; transmembrane_helix_parts=Outside_1_392,TMhelix_393_413,Inside_414_637), producing the protein MSLKINIAVSIISICIVSSCRPKKTPKSDIKNEQVNTVTEKDYLQKIFDLDTLPTGKGKTAIILKEENVFKQDANYNTNPFYHYFKARAYELERKTDSAVIAYKRMKIKKKWDDIDLLKTYSIIDHTINNSVMVEAVLMNQIVAATQIAERKKSKLVYKYYDLLAKAYYQNQNNKQALYYSELYYQHHPHKWHRVVKQRYYDICFLLASRLQDYKKMGNYNTKARLLAKTIPDSMALARTYDNESQIYALQKDYRNALASSKIYFNYLAKINMLHDVAFNNLAKSYLNVNQPDSAIFYLKKGMELAKSNNPAKQKSYLYKGLIDAYAMKGDYKQAFNVALKAHAIEIEDLKAIDVVKIQELHEKYEAGKKDQDIAVLKSKNQLSENIIRQQKWLIISVLIVFLGTIALIYTIYRQRSLKEKNKLLRSENQRLNIEQKLLQAQLNPHFVFNAIANLQSLIASGDTSESVRYLSFFSKLLRNVLEQSRRDFIPIDEEIASLHNYMQLQQMRYHHLFDYEIVADELDTESTLIPPMLVQPFIENAIEHGFRNIQYKGMLKIQFKLANEQLLITVDDNGSGITNKGKLQSGKTSLAQVILKQRLQALFKLDCQKANFAILDKKINNDKGVKVQITIPAVYD
- a CDS encoding hypothetical protein (product_source=Hypo-rule applied; cath_funfam=3.30.160.170; superfamily=48371; transmembrane_helix_parts=Inside_1_6,TMhelix_7_29,Outside_30_320); protein product: MLKARGILLFSLFILWATICKSQVSYFGAALLNSQKLETFKKTTTLFTLQYADYAELEKFDRAIKKNWTITPYKIIKPEELARYDTLSNYSFFYFDGYAEKLDSTTNVNIVYALKLITPSKKPKVKEESILATVALFADRNTNLLVETQDQQYGTKRSIKNNILSNFYNKSSFLNWSPGFLTGYLKQINDGLLANENCNLDFQFYNKVRLPELAKETLYVPEYIKEVFSARLALLPPSGIISEPYNYKLKFVSYRVLDSLILNTETNIKYVVYTQRSHDKIISVYDSKDDKIIYQRFYPQSPNFEMNDLSEIKKVIVSLK
- a CDS encoding hypothetical protein (product_source=Hypo-rule applied) produces the protein MMLKRAMKGELDLMTPATAVAAELMSIPDFGEEDTTLFAAEKKVLSNLKKATLMVAGAAVQKLMMTLSKEQEILMNIADMASYVYVLESALLRTEKLASTRGEEAVAGQLDLLRIYLVEAVDGIAKAGKEALWAFAEGDEQRMMLVGLRRFTKVEPFNVKDARQRVAQQLIEANKYIF